One Oceanicoccus sagamiensis genomic region harbors:
- a CDS encoding TonB-dependent receptor codes for MNNKTPSVSPVPFRRKVLSVVISSAILGIQASHAQVLEEVIVTSTKQLQNIQDIPQAITAFTTEDIERRGFVDIDDYAKAIPSLSFSRREPGGTSVVFRGVAASGIQFNTNPSSSVYLDEQPVTSAGVNPNPRMIDIERLEALSGPQGTLFGDASQSGALRIITNKPNTGQFEAWVEVGGAYVEHSDDYDTDISAMVNIPISENVALRLVGFSSEEAGYVDNVLGSSQPDAYLQNRIDGGFDVGTPFDNAKQVDKDVNSGSAYGGRANLRIEPNDDWIIDLTAIFQNTESDGFSDTDFNAGSLEQIRFNEETSEDEWYQLGINLEGDLGFAETVVSLSYFDRDWRYDADATDYLFAFDQIYDPTYVSYYGYTTSIYDFNGTPRANAFNAEKDERWSFEARLAFEDQDEGRWNAIVGTFYNKTEKETSFGSLVDGYGDTPAAYYLNYTTYTPSLNNLPAGSWYGTTNDTWFFGEYDQTIEDLGVFGEGNYDVTEKFTVTLGGRWYKNEREFSILQGSLQQAGTPSFDTDYISNIGDTESDETGFVPKVSVKYQVDDDKLVYGTYSEGFRSGGGNAVRPSSVIDNGYDSDYLINYELGAKTTWLNNALRFNVIVYHMIWEDIQIQVEDPQVDVFSTGIVNFPEAEIDGIEFDIAWAAAERLELSMNYAYVDAAISEDATIFEDTGTALEVSEGTQLPITPDHKGAFSAEYFFAQPILGGDVYARLDYAYVGKSVNSLSGFGATSFISEPTEQESYETIDLKLGYDNDDWSASLYVKNLTDEEVTLYASDRWVKQRRSVNKPMSVGFSIRRNFD; via the coding sequence ATGAACAATAAGACGCCGTCTGTTAGCCCAGTTCCATTTCGCAGAAAAGTACTTAGCGTGGTTATTTCAAGCGCTATCTTAGGCATCCAAGCCTCTCATGCCCAAGTGCTGGAAGAAGTGATTGTTACTTCAACCAAGCAACTGCAAAACATTCAGGATATTCCACAGGCGATTACCGCTTTTACCACCGAAGATATCGAGCGCCGTGGTTTTGTGGATATCGACGATTATGCCAAAGCGATTCCCAGCCTGTCATTTTCACGACGTGAACCCGGTGGTACTTCCGTAGTTTTCCGGGGTGTTGCTGCCTCCGGCATCCAGTTCAATACCAACCCTTCCAGCTCTGTGTATCTCGATGAACAACCCGTTACATCGGCCGGTGTTAACCCTAACCCACGGATGATCGACATTGAGCGTCTGGAAGCACTGAGCGGACCACAGGGTACTTTATTTGGTGATGCATCCCAATCTGGTGCATTACGTATCATTACCAACAAGCCCAATACCGGTCAGTTTGAAGCCTGGGTTGAAGTGGGCGGTGCTTATGTCGAGCACAGTGACGACTACGATACCGATATCAGCGCAATGGTTAATATCCCCATAAGCGAAAATGTTGCACTGCGTTTAGTTGGCTTTAGTTCAGAAGAAGCGGGTTATGTAGACAATGTACTGGGGTCAAGCCAGCCAGATGCCTATCTGCAAAACCGCATTGATGGCGGCTTTGACGTTGGTACGCCTTTCGACAACGCCAAGCAAGTTGATAAAGACGTTAACTCCGGCAGTGCCTATGGCGGCCGCGCCAATCTACGTATTGAACCCAACGACGACTGGATTATAGATTTAACCGCTATTTTCCAAAACACCGAATCTGATGGTTTTAGTGATACTGACTTTAATGCCGGTTCTTTAGAGCAAATTCGTTTTAATGAAGAAACCAGTGAAGACGAATGGTACCAGCTAGGTATTAACCTTGAAGGTGACCTGGGCTTTGCTGAGACCGTAGTCTCCCTCTCCTATTTTGACCGTGACTGGCGCTATGACGCCGATGCCACAGACTACCTGTTTGCCTTTGACCAGATTTATGACCCCACCTATGTCAGCTACTACGGTTATACCACCAGTATTTATGACTTTAATGGCACCCCAAGAGCCAATGCCTTCAATGCTGAAAAAGATGAGCGCTGGAGCTTTGAAGCGCGCCTCGCTTTTGAAGATCAAGATGAAGGTCGCTGGAATGCCATAGTAGGTACTTTCTATAACAAGACTGAAAAAGAGACCAGCTTTGGCTCATTGGTCGATGGTTATGGTGATACCCCTGCGGCTTACTACCTGAACTACACCACGTACACACCGTCACTGAATAATCTCCCTGCCGGTAGCTGGTATGGCACCACCAATGACACTTGGTTCTTTGGCGAGTACGACCAAACCATTGAAGATCTGGGTGTATTTGGTGAAGGTAACTACGATGTTACTGAGAAATTTACTGTAACGCTGGGTGGTCGCTGGTATAAGAACGAACGTGAGTTCTCGATTCTACAAGGTAGCCTGCAACAGGCAGGGACACCGAGTTTCGATACGGACTATATCTCCAATATCGGTGATACCGAGTCTGACGAAACCGGCTTTGTGCCCAAAGTCAGCGTCAAGTATCAGGTTGACGATGATAAGCTAGTCTACGGTACTTACTCTGAGGGTTTCCGAAGTGGTGGCGGTAATGCGGTAAGGCCATCCTCGGTTATTGATAATGGCTATGACTCCGATTATCTGATCAACTATGAACTCGGCGCCAAAACGACATGGCTAAACAACGCCCTGAGATTTAATGTGATTGTCTACCATATGATATGGGAAGATATACAGATACAGGTCGAAGATCCTCAAGTCGATGTCTTCTCGACGGGTATTGTTAACTTCCCCGAGGCTGAGATCGATGGTATCGAATTCGATATTGCCTGGGCTGCGGCAGAGCGATTAGAACTGTCTATGAACTATGCCTATGTGGATGCAGCTATCTCCGAAGATGCCACCATCTTTGAAGATACCGGCACCGCACTGGAAGTCAGCGAGGGTACCCAATTACCCATCACCCCTGACCATAAAGGCGCATTTTCCGCTGAATACTTCTTTGCTCAACCGATACTGGGCGGTGATGTTTACGCCAGACTGGACTATGCCTATGTCGGTAAATCCGTTAACTCCCTCTCCGGTTTTGGGGCCACCAGTTTTATCTCTGAACCAACAGAGCAGGAGTCTTACGAAACCATTGACCTGAAACTCGGTTATGACAATGACGACTGGAGCGCTTCTCTGTATGTGAAAAATCTCACCGACGAAGAAGTTACTCTCTATGCCAGTGATCGCTGGGTTAAACAACGAAGATCGGTGAATAAGCCAATGAGCGTTGGCTTCTCGATAAGGCGAAACTTCGACTAA
- a CDS encoding aldehyde dehydrogenase, whose product MSDLTLADWQARAETIKIEGRAFINGRYVDALSGATRPTINPATGQALADVASCGAEDADLAISSARKAFESGVWSKMAPSDRKMVLVRWAELIDKHAYELALLECLDVGKPISDTLNVDAFGASRCIRWSGEAIDKVYEQIAPTPDGTLALVSRLPLGVVAAIVPWNFPLSTTAWKVAPALATGNSVIVKPASNTPLTALRIAELASEAGLPDGVLHVLPGPGGKLGSHLALHMDIDGQTFTGSTPVGKQLMEYSGQSNLKRTFLELGGKSPNIIFADADLDAAAGMAATAVFYNSGQTCTAGTRLLVEETIHDEFMEKVMAASEDWKPGNPLDPATSMGPLVDEGQYRTTADYVAIGNGEGASCVYGGERVMEETGGYFHQPTIFTGVNNQMRVAQEEIFGPVMSVIPFSSKEEAVQIANDSIFGLAGAVWSRDISTALSVAEEVRVGTMGVNNYFGGDMTVPFGGFKQSGNGRDKSIHAFDDYTELKTTWIEY is encoded by the coding sequence ATGAGTGATTTAACCTTGGCCGATTGGCAGGCGCGGGCAGAGACTATCAAAATAGAGGGTCGAGCCTTTATTAATGGCCGCTATGTGGATGCACTTTCCGGCGCAACCCGTCCTACGATTAACCCTGCTACAGGTCAGGCTCTGGCGGATGTTGCCAGCTGTGGTGCTGAGGATGCAGACCTGGCTATCAGCAGTGCCCGCAAGGCTTTTGAGTCCGGGGTGTGGTCAAAGATGGCGCCCTCGGACCGTAAGATGGTACTGGTGCGCTGGGCAGAGCTGATTGATAAGCACGCTTATGAGTTGGCTCTGCTGGAGTGTCTGGATGTGGGCAAGCCCATTTCCGATACGCTTAATGTCGATGCCTTTGGGGCTTCACGCTGTATTCGCTGGAGTGGTGAAGCCATTGATAAAGTCTATGAGCAAATTGCGCCGACACCCGATGGTACTCTGGCACTGGTTAGCCGCTTACCGCTAGGGGTTGTCGCGGCCATCGTACCCTGGAATTTTCCATTGTCGACCACCGCCTGGAAAGTAGCGCCAGCACTGGCGACCGGTAATTCTGTGATTGTAAAACCTGCATCTAACACGCCGCTTACGGCATTGCGTATTGCCGAACTAGCCAGTGAGGCCGGTTTACCCGATGGTGTATTGCATGTGCTGCCGGGACCCGGTGGCAAGTTGGGTTCACACTTAGCCCTGCATATGGATATTGACGGCCAAACCTTTACCGGTTCTACGCCGGTAGGTAAGCAGTTAATGGAATACTCCGGTCAGTCAAATCTAAAGCGAACCTTTTTAGAATTGGGTGGTAAAAGCCCGAATATTATTTTTGCCGATGCGGATCTGGATGCGGCGGCAGGGATGGCAGCAACAGCCGTCTTTTATAATAGCGGTCAAACCTGTACTGCGGGGACTCGCTTATTGGTTGAAGAAACAATCCACGATGAGTTTATGGAAAAGGTGATGGCTGCCAGTGAAGACTGGAAGCCGGGTAATCCGCTGGACCCCGCAACCTCAATGGGACCGTTAGTTGATGAAGGTCAATATCGAACCACCGCTGACTATGTTGCCATTGGCAATGGGGAAGGGGCAAGCTGTGTTTATGGTGGTGAGAGAGTAATGGAAGAGACCGGCGGTTATTTCCATCAGCCGACTATATTTACCGGTGTAAATAATCAGATGCGCGTTGCACAGGAAGAAATTTTTGGGCCAGTTATGTCGGTCATTCCATTTAGTTCCAAAGAAGAAGCGGTGCAGATCGCTAATGATTCTATCTTTGGGCTGGCTGGCGCGGTATGGAGTAGAGATATTAGTACCGCATTAAGTGTTGCGGAAGAGGTGCGTGTCGGTACCATGGGCGTTAATAATTATTTTGGCGGTGATATGACCGTGCCCTTTGGTGGTTTTAAGCAGTCTGGTAATGGCCGTGATAAATCTATCCATGCCTTTGATGATTATACCGAATTAAAAACCACCTGGATCGAGTACTAA
- a CDS encoding aspartyl/asparaginyl beta-hydroxylase domain-containing protein: MDIEVPLKDLGPVDQTALSDAILALDEELWKSNTYRQQQYDVHTLTESIVLIFTDGSGWPNIEVSKEAGWDLLSEVAIPLMHDIIKQHYQPGGTIIRAMAAKLIPGGIIKPHRDAHPSFHAGHRIHIPITTNPRVRFMIDGRPYKFEVGHAYEINNQKQHSVMNKGKEGRITFIFDYIPPSQS; encoded by the coding sequence ATGGATATCGAAGTTCCCCTTAAAGACTTGGGTCCGGTAGATCAAACTGCATTAAGTGATGCAATTTTGGCGCTGGATGAAGAGCTCTGGAAGTCCAATACCTATCGTCAGCAACAATATGATGTTCACACCCTGACCGAATCGATCGTGCTGATATTTACCGATGGCTCCGGTTGGCCGAATATTGAGGTTAGCAAAGAGGCGGGCTGGGACCTTCTATCTGAGGTGGCCATTCCCTTAATGCATGACATTATCAAGCAGCACTATCAGCCAGGGGGTACCATTATTCGTGCGATGGCGGCTAAATTAATTCCCGGCGGTATTATCAAGCCCCATAGAGATGCGCATCCGTCTTTTCACGCTGGCCACCGTATCCATATCCCCATTACCACCAACCCCAGAGTGCGTTTTATGATTGATGGCAGACCCTATAAATTTGAGGTGGGTCATGCCTATGAAATCAACAACCAAAAACAGCACAGCGTTATGAATAAAGGTAAAGAGGGTAGAATCACCTTTATCTTTGACTATATTCCTCCGTCACAATCATAA
- a CDS encoding tetratricopeptide repeat-containing sulfotransferase family protein: protein MLPTEITKATFEEALQLINNGKLQPAIALCQRALERTPDDINMTALLGAVFLQSNNYQAAEDYLKKAIDLAPAFAKPHEDLGILLVNLKREEEAIPLLQKAVRLDPSLESANFNLGKALAACGRGAEADKAYEAAFDLNPERKAMAMAAEHHRRGEDDKAEQLYRQVLQKNPQNVDAMRLLALLACNASHFDDAERMLRKAIDIAPDFLGAYMDLGKILKDMDRLEEAIDCFRRSVALAPNNFKPQMQLASALAPAALNIEAVTAHQRALEITPNHPGALLGLGHALKTAGRQAEGIEAYEQCIKVRPDNGETYWSLANLKTYTFRDDQIEEMEQRVRTEGLDPNAEINFLFALGKAYEDRKDYTKSWQYYEEGNEKQRMSVGYDPVLTEVQNTDIINTFSKEFFDSHKGMGNPDPSPIFILGLPRSGSTLLEQIIASHSMVEGTSELPYLGRIATSMNRNRADGINYPEAVLELKDKHFDQLGEKYLQKAKMHRIEGKPFFIDKMPNNFPNIGLLHSILPNAKIIDARRHPLDSCFGNFKQLYAKGQNFTYDLSDIGEYFLQYQRMMDHWDEVLPGRVLHCQYEDTVNDLENQVKRILEYCGLPWEDGCVNYHQNDRVVRTASSEQVRQPIYNKSIGTWRRYESELDELLDVLEPVLPLYEKYMPNQ, encoded by the coding sequence ATGTTACCCACTGAAATCACCAAAGCGACCTTTGAAGAAGCCCTGCAATTAATTAATAACGGCAAGCTGCAACCAGCCATTGCCTTATGCCAGCGAGCACTGGAAAGAACCCCTGACGATATCAATATGACAGCGTTACTTGGCGCTGTTTTTTTGCAATCCAATAACTACCAAGCCGCTGAAGACTATCTCAAGAAAGCCATCGATCTGGCCCCGGCTTTTGCCAAACCCCATGAAGACCTGGGTATTCTGCTGGTCAATCTAAAGCGCGAAGAGGAAGCCATTCCTCTATTACAAAAAGCGGTGCGACTGGACCCATCACTGGAATCTGCCAATTTTAATCTGGGCAAGGCGCTGGCCGCCTGTGGCCGGGGAGCCGAAGCCGATAAAGCCTATGAGGCCGCCTTTGATTTAAACCCGGAAAGAAAAGCCATGGCAATGGCTGCCGAACATCACCGCCGTGGCGAAGACGATAAAGCGGAACAGCTATACCGCCAAGTACTGCAAAAGAACCCACAGAATGTGGATGCTATGCGACTGTTAGCCCTGCTTGCCTGCAACGCCAGCCACTTTGATGATGCAGAACGCATGCTACGTAAAGCGATTGATATTGCACCCGATTTTTTAGGCGCTTATATGGATTTGGGTAAAATCCTAAAAGATATGGACCGCCTCGAGGAAGCCATCGACTGTTTTAGACGATCCGTTGCTCTGGCGCCCAATAATTTTAAACCACAAATGCAGTTGGCCAGTGCATTGGCACCGGCGGCATTAAATATTGAAGCGGTAACGGCTCACCAGCGAGCCCTGGAAATTACTCCCAATCACCCGGGTGCCCTGCTCGGCCTCGGCCACGCCCTGAAAACCGCAGGCAGACAAGCCGAAGGCATAGAAGCCTATGAGCAATGCATTAAAGTACGCCCCGACAATGGCGAAACCTACTGGAGTCTGGCCAACTTAAAAACCTATACCTTCCGCGATGACCAGATTGAAGAAATGGAACAGCGGGTGCGCACGGAAGGGCTGGACCCCAATGCAGAAATTAATTTTCTGTTTGCACTGGGCAAGGCCTATGAAGATAGAAAAGACTATACAAAGTCCTGGCAGTACTATGAAGAAGGCAATGAAAAGCAGCGTATGTCGGTTGGCTATGACCCGGTACTGACTGAAGTGCAAAATACCGATATTATCAATACCTTCTCCAAAGAATTTTTTGACAGCCATAAAGGTATGGGTAACCCGGACCCTTCGCCTATTTTTATTTTGGGTCTACCCCGCTCCGGGTCCACCTTACTGGAACAGATTATCGCCAGCCACTCTATGGTGGAAGGCACCAGTGAGCTACCTTATCTTGGCCGCATTGCCACCTCCATGAACCGCAATCGCGCCGATGGTATTAATTACCCGGAAGCCGTATTGGAACTAAAAGACAAACACTTTGACCAACTGGGCGAAAAGTATTTACAAAAAGCCAAAATGCATCGAATAGAAGGCAAGCCGTTTTTTATCGATAAAATGCCCAATAACTTTCCCAATATTGGCCTGCTGCATAGCATTTTACCCAACGCCAAAATTATTGATGCTCGTCGGCATCCGCTGGATAGCTGTTTTGGTAACTTTAAACAGCTGTATGCCAAAGGCCAAAATTTCACCTATGACCTGTCTGATATCGGCGAATACTTTTTACAGTACCAGCGCATGATGGACCATTGGGATGAGGTATTGCCGGGCAGAGTACTGCACTGTCAGTATGAAGATACCGTTAACGATTTGGAAAATCAGGTTAAACGCATTCTTGAATATTGCGGCCTGCCCTGGGAAGACGGCTGCGTTAATTACCACCAGAATGATCGCGTGGTTCGCACTGCCAGCTCGGAACAGGTGCGCCAACCTATTTATAACAAGAGTATTGGCACCTGGCGCCGCTACGAATCAGAGTTGGATGAATTACTTGATGTGCTAGAGCCGGTTTTACCGCTCTATGAAAAATATATGCCCAATCAATAG
- the fdhD gene encoding formate dehydrogenase accessory sulfurtransferase FdhD, which produces MTGGQKKNADNHPVVGAREHTVDQWFGNTLSQSRDAVAEEVAVALVYNGVSHAVMMASPSDLSAFAKGFSLTEGVVDKLDEIYGIEVNHRDDGIELAIEVSSQRFMALKHKRRHLAGRTGCGICGAESLQQLQSAFAVNTACFTIEHQVIDDASVALEQHQPLQALTGAVHGAVWCDSQGEVIGACEDVGRHNALDKLIGSLYQTTVFQQPGFLVISSRASYEIIQKAAKAGIAMVVAVSAPTSLAITMAEQAGITLIGFSREGRHVVYSHKQRVN; this is translated from the coding sequence ATGACCGGCGGCCAGAAAAAAAACGCTGATAATCATCCGGTAGTAGGTGCCCGTGAGCATACGGTGGACCAGTGGTTTGGCAATACCTTAAGCCAGTCCCGTGATGCGGTGGCTGAAGAGGTGGCGGTGGCGTTGGTTTATAACGGGGTCTCCCATGCGGTAATGATGGCCAGCCCCAGTGATTTATCCGCCTTTGCCAAAGGTTTTAGTTTGACCGAAGGCGTGGTGGATAAGCTCGATGAGATTTATGGCATTGAAGTTAACCATCGGGACGATGGTATTGAGTTGGCCATTGAGGTTTCCAGTCAACGTTTTATGGCGCTGAAACATAAGCGTCGGCATCTGGCAGGTCGCACCGGTTGTGGTATTTGCGGTGCAGAATCTTTGCAACAGTTGCAGTCAGCGTTTGCAGTGAATACAGCCTGCTTTACCATTGAGCATCAGGTGATTGATGACGCTTCAGTTGCACTTGAGCAGCACCAGCCTTTGCAAGCTTTAACCGGGGCCGTCCATGGTGCAGTCTGGTGTGACAGTCAGGGTGAAGTGATCGGTGCTTGTGAGGATGTTGGGCGTCATAATGCTCTGGATAAATTAATTGGTAGCCTGTATCAGACCACGGTTTTTCAACAGCCGGGTTTTTTAGTAATCTCCAGTCGCGCCAGTTATGAGATTATTCAAAAGGCGGCCAAAGCAGGTATCGCTATGGTGGTTGCGGTTTCGGCGCCTACCTCATTGGCGATTACTATGGCTGAGCAGGCGGGTATTACCTTAATCGGTTTTTCCCGAGAAGGGCGGCATGTAGTTTACAGTCATAAACAGCGAGTTAACTGA
- a CDS encoding formate dehydrogenase subunit delta encodes MSSELDHLIKMINQIASNIAIGENDTVASEKVADHIRRFWAKSMKQQIISYVEQGGDQLQPAAIAAVRLLN; translated from the coding sequence ATGTCTTCAGAGTTAGATCACCTGATTAAAATGATCAATCAAATCGCCAGTAATATTGCTATTGGTGAAAATGATACGGTGGCCAGTGAAAAAGTGGCGGATCATATTCGCAGGTTTTGGGCTAAGTCCATGAAGCAGCAAATTATCAGCTATGTTGAACAAGGTGGTGATCAGTTGCAGCCCGCGGCTATTGCTGCGGTGCGATTATTGAATTAA
- a CDS encoding addiction module antidote protein, giving the protein MMVTTIRETHDEQLRDPAVAAAYLNQALEEADAAVILMALRHLAEAQEGGIAGLAQRSALGRESLYKTLSATGNPKLASLTKIIEGLGLKLKVEVGP; this is encoded by the coding sequence ATGATGGTGACTACTATTAGGGAAACACATGATGAGCAGCTACGAGACCCTGCTGTAGCGGCTGCTTATTTAAATCAGGCGCTGGAAGAGGCGGATGCCGCCGTTATTCTTATGGCGCTACGGCATCTGGCGGAAGCGCAAGAGGGGGGTATTGCAGGTTTGGCCCAACGATCGGCGCTGGGTCGTGAAAGCCTCTACAAAACCCTGTCTGCCACAGGTAATCCAAAGCTTGCGAGTTTGACTAAAATTATTGAAGGTCTGGGTTTAAAGCTTAAAGTTGAGGTTGGCCCATAG
- a CDS encoding type II toxin-antitoxin system RelE/ParE family toxin, translated as MKCTVYEYRDIFGRSPYARWLKHLRDPRAKAKIILQVDKMELGLFADVEPIGEGLSELRIHYGPGYRIYFGKQGRLVYLLLCGGDKSSQSQDIKKAKARWHDYQRRNNDGDYY; from the coding sequence ATGAAATGCACTGTCTATGAATATAGAGATATCTTTGGCCGCAGCCCTTATGCCCGCTGGCTAAAACACCTGAGGGACCCCAGAGCCAAGGCTAAAATTATCTTACAGGTTGATAAAATGGAATTGGGTCTGTTTGCTGATGTTGAGCCCATTGGTGAGGGGCTTAGTGAGTTACGTATTCACTATGGCCCGGGCTACCGTATCTATTTTGGCAAGCAAGGTCGCTTGGTCTATTTATTATTGTGCGGCGGTGATAAATCGTCGCAAAGTCAAGATATCAAAAAAGCTAAAGCCCGTTGGCATGACTATCAAAGGAGAAATAATGATGGTGACTACTATTAG